In Synechococcus sp. KORDI-52, one genomic interval encodes:
- the arsB gene encoding ACR3 family arsenite efflux transporter → MGLFERYLSVWIGLVIVVGVGLGAWFPDAAVSIAGLEAAGINLPIAVLIWGMIFPMMLAVDFSSIGAIRLQPRGLLVTAVVNWLIKPFTMTALAWLFIRGVFSAWIPAAIGQEYVAGMILLGVAPCTAMVFVWSRLSDGDPNYTLVQVALNDLIMVFAFAPIAALLLGVSDVLVPWDTMLTAVGLFVVVPLVAGWFTRLSLRSTRRIERLETRLKPLSIGALIATVLLLFMVQAQAILANPLAIVLIAIPLILQTYLIFWITAFWMRSAGQPRSIAAPGAMIGASNFFELAVAVAISLFGLNSGAALATVVGVLVEVPVMLSLVAMANRNRRLFPA, encoded by the coding sequence ATGGGTCTGTTCGAGCGCTATCTCTCCGTCTGGATTGGTCTGGTAATTGTGGTGGGAGTTGGCCTTGGCGCTTGGTTCCCTGATGCGGCGGTAAGCATTGCGGGCCTAGAGGCTGCGGGGATCAACCTGCCGATCGCGGTGCTGATCTGGGGAATGATTTTCCCGATGATGCTGGCGGTTGACTTCTCCTCCATCGGAGCGATTCGCCTGCAGCCGCGGGGGCTTTTGGTGACAGCCGTCGTGAACTGGCTGATCAAGCCCTTCACCATGACGGCTCTTGCCTGGCTGTTCATCCGTGGCGTTTTTTCCGCCTGGATCCCGGCAGCCATCGGCCAGGAGTATGTGGCGGGGATGATTCTTCTTGGCGTCGCGCCCTGCACGGCGATGGTGTTCGTGTGGAGTCGTCTCAGCGACGGCGATCCCAACTACACCCTGGTGCAGGTGGCGTTGAACGACCTGATCATGGTCTTCGCCTTCGCTCCGATTGCGGCGCTTCTGCTGGGGGTTTCGGATGTGTTGGTGCCTTGGGACACGATGCTTACGGCAGTGGGGCTGTTCGTCGTGGTCCCCCTGGTGGCCGGATGGTTCACGCGGCTGAGCCTGCGCAGCACTCGCCGGATTGAGCGGTTGGAGACGCGGCTCAAGCCCCTGTCGATTGGCGCGTTGATCGCCACCGTGTTGCTGCTGTTCATGGTGCAGGCCCAGGCGATCCTGGCCAATCCGCTGGCCATCGTTTTGATTGCCATCCCTTTAATCCTCCAGACCTATCTGATCTTCTGGATCACAGCGTTCTGGATGCGCTCAGCAGGGCAGCCACGATCGATTGCGGCACCCGGGGCCATGATCGGCGCGTCCAACTTTTTTGAGTTGGCAGTTGCGGTGGCCATCAGCCTGTTCGGTTTGAACTCCGGGGCTGCCTTGGCCACGGTTGTTGGCGTGCTGGTGGAGGTTCCGGTGATGCTGTCGCTGGTGGCGATGGCCAACCGGAACCGACGCCTGTTCCCCGCCTGA
- the chrA gene encoding chromate efflux transporter, with protein sequence MPAPLQVFVQFFVLGLTSFGGPVAHLGYFHERFVQRERWITAAAYADLVGLCQLLPGPSSSQVGMGLGLIRAGWLGGLAAWAGFTLPSAVLMVLAASLLSAHPRLIDGGWVHGLMVAAVAVVAQAVLGLQRKLAPDRQRASLLVAAAVLVLLVPRVWAQLLTLLLGGLVGWCALTPPELEPSAPERLVVPLRRSVAVILLGFAVLLFVALPWLSAEARPLLVQQLSGFLRTGALVFGGGHVVLPLLEQALVPNGWIDLQQFLAGYGAAQAVPGPMFSFAAFLGFDLQPGLQGIAGSVMALFALFFPSFLLVGGLLPFWSDLGRLTPMRRALLGINASVVGILLAALFQPVWQTGIRGGAEFSLALVAFVLLVCWRQPAWRVVLFCAVVGGLTLA encoded by the coding sequence ATGCCCGCTCCGCTGCAGGTGTTCGTTCAGTTCTTCGTGTTGGGGTTGACCTCCTTCGGTGGCCCCGTGGCGCACCTCGGTTACTTCCACGAGAGGTTTGTGCAGCGGGAGCGTTGGATCACCGCTGCGGCCTACGCCGATCTCGTTGGTCTCTGTCAGCTGTTGCCAGGCCCTTCGAGTTCCCAGGTGGGCATGGGTCTGGGGCTGATCCGGGCCGGTTGGCTTGGCGGCCTGGCGGCCTGGGCAGGGTTCACGTTGCCCTCTGCTGTGTTGATGGTGCTGGCGGCGTCGCTGCTATCAGCCCATCCCCGTTTGATCGATGGGGGTTGGGTGCATGGCTTGATGGTGGCGGCTGTGGCCGTGGTGGCCCAGGCCGTTCTGGGCCTGCAGCGCAAGCTGGCTCCCGATCGGCAGCGGGCCAGCCTGTTGGTGGCGGCTGCTGTGCTGGTGCTGTTGGTGCCTCGCGTCTGGGCTCAGCTGTTGACACTGCTGCTTGGCGGATTGGTGGGTTGGTGCGCGCTGACCCCACCTGAGCTGGAGCCATCGGCACCGGAACGTCTCGTGGTTCCGCTGCGCCGTTCGGTGGCGGTGATTTTGCTTGGTTTCGCTGTGCTGCTGTTCGTGGCTCTGCCCTGGTTGTCTGCTGAGGCCAGACCGCTGTTGGTTCAGCAGCTCAGTGGTTTCCTGCGCACCGGTGCCTTGGTGTTTGGCGGTGGTCATGTGGTGCTCCCCTTGCTGGAGCAAGCCTTGGTTCCCAACGGCTGGATCGACCTGCAGCAGTTTCTGGCGGGCTATGGCGCTGCCCAGGCGGTGCCGGGGCCGATGTTCAGTTTCGCGGCTTTTCTTGGTTTTGATCTGCAGCCTGGACTTCAGGGCATTGCCGGTTCTGTGATGGCGCTTTTTGCCCTCTTTTTTCCCTCGTTCTTGTTGGTTGGTGGGCTCTTGCCCTTCTGGAGTGACCTGGGCCGTTTGACTCCGATGCGTCGAGCCCTGCTGGGCATCAATGCTTCGGTGGTGGGCATCCTGCTGGCGGCGTTGTTTCAGCCCGTATGGCAGACAGGCATCCGCGGAGGCGCTGAGTTCAGCCTGGCGTTGGTGGCGTTTGTGTTGTTGGTGTGCTGGCGGCAACCGGCGTGGCGGGTGGTGCTGTTCTGCGCCGTAGTGGGTGGTTTGACCCTGGCTTGA